A genomic window from Streptococcus sanguinis includes:
- a CDS encoding AAA family ATPase — protein MSKYVDYRGIRLENCVYIISGPPGVGKSSVSKELAYSFNKSAVIEGDMIYLMVKSGLVAPWEDDDYYMDLFWDNIISLTSNLLDRGMTVIIEYVIFEEQIKKITDFLKARQTRLKYCVLLAEEERLKERDLSREEIERTGDLSIKSRKEFLAKNINPDYLLYTDHLDIKETMNVIKTEDRFFV, from the coding sequence ATGAGCAAGTATGTAGATTATAGAGGTATTAGGTTGGAAAATTGTGTTTATATCATTTCGGGTCCTCCAGGTGTTGGGAAAAGCAGTGTCAGTAAAGAATTAGCCTATTCTTTTAACAAGAGTGCTGTAATAGAAGGCGACATGATTTATTTAATGGTTAAAAGCGGCTTAGTAGCACCTTGGGAAGACGATGACTACTATATGGATTTATTCTGGGACAATATCATTAGCCTTACCAGTAATTTACTTGATAGAGGTATGACAGTCATCATAGAATATGTCATCTTTGAGGAACAAATCAAAAAAATTACAGATTTTTTAAAGGCTAGACAAACAAGATTAAAATACTGTGTATTGCTGGCAGAAGAAGAAAGGCTTAAAGAAAGGGATTTATCCAGAGAGGAAATAGAAAGAACGGGTGACTTATCAATCAAATCCAGAAAAGAGTTTCTAGCTAAAAATATTAATCCAGACTATTTACTTTATACGGATCATTTAGATATCAAAGAAACTATGAATGTCATAAAAACAGAAGATAGATTTTTTGTTTAA
- a CDS encoding helix-turn-helix transcriptional regulator: MAKESKIITNLKSVRESMGMTQQELADRIGMRRETILHLENNRYNPSLEMALKIAQVFNLKVEDLFELRQKEEA, encoded by the coding sequence ATGGCCAAAGAAAGCAAGATCATCACTAATCTCAAATCTGTTCGTGAGTCCATGGGCATGACCCAGCAGGAGCTAGCCGACCGTATCGGCATGAGGCGAGAGACAATTCTGCACTTGGAAAATAACCGTTACAATCCTTCGCTGGAAATGGCTCTCAAAATTGCTCAAGTCTTCAATCTGAAAGTAGAAGACCTCTTTGAACTCAGACAGAAAGAGGAGGCATAA
- a CDS encoding DUF3796 domain-containing protein, which produces MKKSQKTGGLIAMIAAALFIDFTVLFGSNLSWGPKLIILGISVLGQIVAIWGWLHMKPWPHKSQKGKGRTIFDLSAKLYTMLLFAASIFYTVGIWVATPSERFGIKEWILGVGLVIEVIVFCFFAFKNIKETPDERFYANLAKAASLMFVFILGALMILAVIIGYMGSLTLYMGQLFISIAALICIFAVVYLILERRG; this is translated from the coding sequence ATGAAAAAAAGTCAAAAAACGGGTGGCCTCATTGCAATGATTGCCGCAGCTCTCTTTATTGATTTTACTGTTTTATTTGGTTCTAATCTTAGTTGGGGGCCTAAGTTGATTATTCTCGGTATTTCAGTGTTAGGTCAGATTGTAGCTATTTGGGGCTGGCTGCACATGAAACCATGGCCTCATAAGAGTCAGAAAGGTAAGGGAAGGACTATTTTTGACTTGTCTGCTAAGCTGTACACGATGCTTTTGTTTGCAGCAAGCATTTTTTATACAGTAGGGATTTGGGTTGCGACCCCAAGCGAAAGATTCGGCATTAAAGAATGGATTTTGGGAGTTGGCCTCGTTATTGAAGTGATTGTATTTTGCTTTTTTGCTTTTAAAAATATCAAGGAAACTCCAGACGAACGCTTCTATGCTAATCTAGCTAAGGCAGCTAGCTTGATGTTTGTTTTTATACTAGGCGCACTGATGATCCTAGCAGTCATCATTGGGTACATGGGTTCTCTCACTCTTTACATGGGCCAGCTCTTTATTAGCATAGCTGCCTTGATTTGCATCTTTGCGGTTGTCTATCTTATCTTAGAACGGAGAGGATAA
- a CDS encoding PDZ domain-containing protein, translated as MKSVTRILITALVLTGIGFIPLPYQVETLRPALNAKDFVQVQGGTNQGKGQIYVMAVGVSDARVFSLFLTLLPNYRLETEYVSVPENYFDKEKGREERENSTMGSSHLNALQVAYQAAGRTVEIRHKEIFVDAVSQETPLAQELQKGDVILKIDNQSYTSPYDIVDQMEQRPVGDVVSIEYSRNGVIGLASAPVIVDETTGKPGLGIALGSKASVAMNPLTKFKSNGVAGPSGGLMFSLELYNQLVSEDITKGKTIAGTGTIDHKGNVGRIGGIEMKVMAADKAGAKIFFVPDDTIDADIAQYNPKLRSNYHEALRASIKIKSKMKIVPVKTFNEALNYLREME; from the coding sequence ATGAAATCCGTAACAAGAATCTTAATAACAGCTTTAGTGCTAACTGGGATTGGCTTTATCCCCCTGCCTTATCAAGTAGAGACCTTGAGACCGGCTTTGAATGCCAAAGACTTTGTCCAAGTTCAAGGAGGAACTAATCAAGGAAAAGGTCAAATCTATGTCATGGCTGTCGGTGTTTCCGATGCCCGGGTGTTCAGTCTCTTTTTGACTTTGCTGCCTAATTACAGGCTGGAAACAGAGTATGTTTCTGTGCCTGAAAACTATTTTGATAAGGAGAAGGGACGGGAAGAGCGAGAGAACAGCACTATGGGGTCTTCCCATCTCAATGCCTTGCAGGTAGCTTATCAAGCAGCTGGTCGTACTGTTGAGATTAGACATAAAGAGATTTTTGTGGATGCTGTCAGCCAAGAGACGCCGTTAGCTCAGGAGTTGCAGAAAGGCGATGTGATTTTAAAGATTGACAATCAGAGTTACACTAGCCCATACGACATTGTCGATCAGATGGAGCAGCGGCCAGTTGGCGATGTGGTATCAATTGAGTACAGCCGTAATGGTGTAATCGGTTTGGCTAGCGCTCCTGTGATTGTGGATGAGACAACTGGTAAGCCTGGTTTGGGGATTGCATTAGGTTCCAAAGCCAGTGTTGCCATGAATCCTCTGACGAAGTTTAAGAGCAACGGTGTAGCAGGTCCCTCTGGTGGACTCATGTTCAGTCTAGAGCTTTACAATCAGCTCGTGTCTGAAGACATTACCAAAGGAAAAACTATTGCTGGTACTGGAACGATTGACCACAAGGGAAATGTTGGCCGGATTGGCGGGATAGAGATGAAGGTCATGGCTGCCGATAAGGCAGGCGCTAAGATTTTCTTTGTTCCTGATGATACCATTGACGCTGATATTGCCCAGTACAATCCCAAGCTGCGCTCTAACTACCATGAGGCACTTCGTGCTTCTATCAAAATTAAGAGTAAAATGAAAATCGTCCCTGTCAAAACCTTCAACGAAGCTTTGAACTATCTCAGAGAGATGGAATAA
- a CDS encoding glucosaminidase, producing the protein MFRKKKVIIALATATVLSSSMLPVSRLAANEKASLDPSLVQVSDQFQAKKTGAVVFSEDVTVPSTVSADFIDSRLAGTPMAGLGKAFKKAEKDHGVNAIFLVGLAIHESDYGRSQIAQAKHNLFGFMAYDSSPFSSAGNFATFDDGIDTVARYLSEHYLKPGGQFYNGKSMAAINVRYASDKTWSSKIMIRIRNFLKKG; encoded by the coding sequence ATGTTTAGGAAGAAAAAAGTTATCATAGCATTAGCGACAGCTACTGTCCTTTCAAGCAGTATGTTGCCTGTCAGCCGCCTAGCGGCAAATGAAAAGGCCAGTCTGGATCCATCTTTAGTGCAGGTGTCAGATCAGTTTCAGGCCAAGAAAACAGGAGCAGTCGTCTTTTCAGAAGATGTAACAGTGCCAAGCACAGTGTCAGCCGATTTCATTGATAGTCGTTTGGCTGGCACGCCGATGGCTGGATTGGGAAAAGCTTTCAAAAAAGCAGAGAAAGATCATGGAGTTAATGCAATTTTTCTCGTAGGGTTGGCTATTCACGAATCGGATTACGGCCGCAGTCAGATTGCTCAGGCCAAGCACAACTTGTTTGGTTTCATGGCTTATGACTCCAGTCCTTTTTCCAGTGCAGGAAATTTCGCAACATTTGACGATGGTATAGATACCGTTGCTCGCTATCTTAGCGAGCACTATCTCAAGCCTGGCGGTCAGTTCTACAATGGTAAGAGCATGGCTGCTATCAATGTAAGATACGCATCTGACAAAACTTGGTCAAGCAAGATTATGATTCGTATTCGAAATTTTTTGAAAAAAGGTTAA
- a CDS encoding prepilin peptidase, whose protein sequence is MIASLVFILGVVFGSFFNVVIYRVPLEKSIAKGRSMCPSCGHVLTSVELIPVVSIIMQGFKCKHCKEPISPRYLIVELLTGLLWLASYLIFQDQGPWMVVSACLLVSLCLIIGYIDFDTQYISDSVLLVFWLSRMAVTFFTNEFNWDLLLSLLVGAGLYSLIYFGAKAYYKKEAFGMGDILYLAALSSWFSPLNTLILGYGSFFVAGAILLIATIFKKFKFKLKEEVPFGPAMSIMAVILYFWGGI, encoded by the coding sequence ATGATTGCAAGTTTAGTATTTATATTAGGTGTCGTATTTGGGAGCTTTTTCAATGTCGTCATCTACCGTGTGCCACTGGAAAAGAGTATTGCCAAAGGTCGGTCTATGTGTCCGTCCTGCGGCCATGTCTTGACTTCGGTGGAGCTGATTCCGGTTGTGTCGATTATCATGCAGGGCTTTAAATGCAAGCACTGCAAGGAGCCGATTTCACCGCGCTATCTCATTGTGGAGCTCTTGACGGGTCTGCTCTGGTTGGCCTCTTATCTGATTTTTCAAGATCAGGGGCCATGGATGGTTGTTTCAGCCTGTCTCTTGGTGTCGCTTTGCCTCATTATCGGTTATATCGATTTTGATACTCAGTACATCTCGGACTCGGTTCTGCTGGTTTTCTGGCTGAGTCGTATGGCTGTTACGTTTTTTACCAATGAGTTCAATTGGGATCTTCTCCTTTCGCTGCTAGTTGGTGCTGGCCTCTACTCTCTCATTTATTTTGGAGCCAAGGCTTATTACAAGAAAGAGGCTTTCGGGATGGGGGATATTCTCTACTTAGCTGCCCTGAGCAGTTGGTTTAGCCCCTTGAATACGCTGATTTTGGGATATGGTTCTTTCTTTGTGGCTGGAGCGATTCTCTTAATCGCAACCATCTTTAAGAAATTCAAATTTAAGTTGAAAGAAGAAGTCCCTTTTGGTCCGGCTATGAGTATCATGGCGGTCATCCTATATTTCTGGGGAGGAATCTAG
- a CDS encoding MFS transporter, with protein sequence MGGVENTQMAYFLPFGAGLIALHTISILFVSRISLIKRLFLVVWVMLFAIGAPFLFQQVPGIAFVGLCTLALAVYMVLLFSQELAPVKKKATASTRSRSQKHAKSSRKKVEAKEASLSSARDLNFSNASTGRMRKESKERVQAEESPVRQRVSASGRTLADRSIKKDMTRYEKVKPLYPVDNLATAPAFGEYEPNSQLAAAEVGMVGMEHSSQKANDEFLQSLLHHRKGSTKIKVANSLIQPTEANAAGNQGYTDIDDPAFETAVLSKIRPMSYTGSSYGNFRPQAVEVTGVVSQDEEEFFTEQEQAQQPVAEEAGGNSLEDVFAATGNIKPVRAEVSKAANSLESLFFAEEKAEPEAQMDSVFSQASAEPEFSAAEESMVSRDRADIQGYQDILSQIQHDLLGAEEEDLTAEVAEAWEEESSFEPATETFEFEEAAEPAVVQSVSEDTLWTQAEPVQEEVADETEEDLLKGIADILKAEEAQVKAASVAPAADEIEEDLLQKITDILKAEEAAEAKPAATTAGDKEVYFQFLLLESQELLASNAVQEAESYLKEIVQGSSDQNLRQEAFNMLDKIGKN encoded by the coding sequence GTGGGGGGTGTCGAAAATACTCAAATGGCATATTTTTTACCTTTTGGAGCAGGGCTTATAGCACTGCATACGATTAGCATTTTATTTGTTTCTAGGATTTCTTTAATAAAGCGCCTTTTTCTCGTAGTATGGGTCATGCTATTTGCGATTGGTGCTCCATTCCTCTTTCAACAAGTTCCCGGCATAGCCTTTGTTGGGCTCTGTACCTTGGCTTTGGCTGTCTATATGGTGCTGCTCTTTTCACAGGAGCTAGCTCCGGTCAAGAAAAAAGCAACTGCTTCTACGCGAAGCAGAAGCCAGAAGCATGCTAAGAGCTCGCGGAAGAAAGTGGAAGCTAAGGAAGCAAGCTTGTCATCCGCTAGAGATTTGAACTTTTCCAATGCTTCAACCGGCAGGATGAGAAAGGAAAGTAAAGAAAGGGTTCAGGCTGAGGAAAGTCCGGTAAGGCAGAGAGTATCTGCTTCTGGTCGCACCCTAGCAGACCGTTCTATCAAAAAGGATATGACAAGATATGAGAAAGTCAAACCTCTCTACCCTGTTGATAATTTGGCTACAGCTCCTGCCTTTGGAGAATACGAGCCAAACAGTCAGCTAGCGGCAGCTGAGGTCGGCATGGTGGGCATGGAACACAGCTCACAAAAAGCCAATGATGAATTTTTGCAGTCTCTGCTTCATCACCGCAAGGGTTCTACTAAGATTAAGGTGGCCAACTCTCTGATTCAGCCTACGGAAGCAAATGCAGCCGGCAATCAAGGCTATACAGATATTGATGATCCAGCCTTTGAGACAGCTGTTCTGTCTAAGATTAGACCGATGTCCTATACGGGGTCTAGCTATGGCAACTTCAGACCGCAGGCGGTTGAGGTGACAGGTGTTGTTTCTCAAGATGAAGAAGAATTCTTCACTGAGCAAGAACAAGCTCAGCAGCCAGTGGCAGAAGAAGCAGGAGGCAACAGCCTGGAAGATGTTTTTGCTGCTACGGGAAATATCAAACCAGTTAGAGCAGAAGTGTCAAAAGCAGCAAACAGCTTAGAATCTCTCTTCTTTGCTGAGGAGAAAGCTGAGCCAGAGGCTCAGATGGACTCAGTCTTCAGCCAAGCTAGTGCAGAGCCAGAGTTTTCTGCTGCTGAAGAGTCTATGGTTAGCCGTGATCGCGCTGATATTCAGGGCTATCAAGACATTCTCAGCCAAATCCAGCATGATTTGCTTGGGGCTGAAGAGGAAGATTTGACTGCTGAAGTGGCAGAGGCTTGGGAGGAAGAAAGCAGCTTCGAACCTGCAACAGAAACGTTTGAATTTGAAGAAGCTGCTGAACCAGCAGTTGTTCAATCAGTCTCTGAAGACACTCTTTGGACACAGGCTGAGCCTGTTCAAGAAGAAGTTGCAGATGAGACCGAAGAAGACTTGCTCAAGGGAATTGCTGACATCCTCAAAGCTGAGGAAGCACAAGTCAAGGCTGCTTCAGTCGCTCCAGCTGCAGATGAGATCGAAGAAGATTTGCTTCAGAAAATCACTGACATCCTCAAAGCTGAGGAAGCAGCTGAAGCAAAACCAGCTGCAACAACTGCGGGAGATAAAGAAGTCTATTTCCAATTCCTCCTACTGGAAAGTCAGGAATTATTGGCTTCTAATGCAGTTCAAGAAGCTGAGAGCTACCTGAAAGAGATTGTCCAAGGCAGCTCAGATCAAAATCTTCGTCAAGAAGCGTTCAACATGCTGGACAAAATCGGGAAAAATTAA
- a CDS encoding PilN domain-containing protein translates to MRRDLNYFSKYHVAPAKTSPLKLAAISAFAGIAAIMIVLIGFFQFSAMQLQGEIDRAEQTLKSPEMAQELKAVSETEDKIVTVKNDQALFGSLEGDFRRLHRVNKAFMDFLNKNVTRDLVFDDIKINNDNVEINGSAKEQLSIAKFEEELRKSEKFNHIFVDKITREEKDNNSRYVFNIKILTKDVDFNEEQK, encoded by the coding sequence ATGCGGAGAGATTTAAACTACTTTTCAAAATATCATGTGGCACCGGCTAAGACCAGTCCACTGAAACTTGCTGCTATTTCCGCTTTTGCTGGGATTGCAGCGATTATGATTGTGCTGATTGGCTTCTTCCAGTTCAGCGCTATGCAGCTCCAAGGTGAGATTGACCGAGCGGAGCAGACACTCAAGAGTCCAGAGATGGCTCAAGAGCTGAAGGCAGTCTCTGAGACTGAAGATAAGATTGTAACGGTCAAGAATGATCAGGCGCTCTTTGGCAGTCTGGAAGGCGACTTCCGCCGACTGCACCGAGTAAACAAAGCTTTTATGGACTTCCTTAATAAAAATGTGACACGGGACTTGGTCTTTGACGATATCAAGATTAATAACGACAATGTAGAAATCAATGGCTCTGCCAAAGAGCAACTTTCCATCGCTAAGTTTGAGGAAGAGCTTCGTAAGTCTGAGAAGTTTAACCATATTTTTGTGGATAAGATTACTCGCGAGGAAAAGGATAATAATTCAAGATATGTGTTTAACATTAAAATTTTGACGAAGGATGTAGATTTCAATGAAGAACAAAAATGA
- a CDS encoding fimbrial assembly protein — MAKNMFSSKGRRRALDEEDNEKKGSFLGKLNKPLFSSKGKKREHLSIQGVQIKSDRQEDFDDEEKSTAKGSFLTKLNKPLFSKNSGSDDMPAKSGNRSLFAKKGSGATSQPVTRMHAPYTMFGKPIKGNLMAIDFTDESVYLVVARQKRNELEIIKMASANLPEGVVLNSEIIDPITLKNIISDLMEQHAITAKYAFFALGNTNIIARSVDVAASVQNDEDIEGLVSYELQQYLDIDPTSYVIQFQEQESNSAFPLDEDTRSLMVYAVPKSIVEQYLGLANNLKLTPYVFDLQSNTFEKWLERVQAINNRAKRLTQENVGMVHLSKSFIGVYLYSEGKFVTSNYLNRGYKDILSYADDASLLQKLPAVASDDLDTGLLKHALDEWVADAKNHILNTENFFSGSTGLNIDSFYVFGDQDICWQLAAILKQNMNREFISIDNVDYENVLWEGSAEFNAEFIPATAMLIRRAN; from the coding sequence ATGGCAAAAAATATGTTTTCGTCCAAGGGGCGCAGAAGAGCTCTGGACGAAGAAGATAATGAGAAAAAAGGCTCATTTTTGGGAAAATTAAATAAACCGCTCTTCTCATCGAAAGGAAAAAAGAGAGAACACCTTTCTATTCAGGGGGTTCAGATTAAGTCAGATCGTCAAGAAGACTTTGACGACGAAGAAAAGTCAACAGCGAAGGGAAGCTTCCTAACCAAGCTCAACAAGCCGCTCTTTTCTAAGAATAGTGGCAGTGATGATATGCCTGCTAAGTCTGGTAATCGTTCACTTTTTGCCAAGAAAGGCAGTGGTGCGACGAGCCAACCGGTCACTAGAATGCATGCACCTTACACTATGTTTGGTAAACCAATCAAGGGTAATCTGATGGCCATTGACTTCACTGACGAATCAGTCTATTTGGTTGTTGCCAGACAGAAGCGCAATGAGCTGGAGATTATCAAGATGGCATCTGCCAATTTGCCAGAAGGTGTTGTACTGAATAGTGAGATTATCGATCCAATCACTCTCAAAAATATTATCAGCGACCTGATGGAGCAGCATGCGATCACTGCTAAGTATGCTTTCTTTGCTCTGGGCAATACCAATATCATCGCCCGTTCGGTTGATGTGGCAGCTAGTGTGCAGAATGATGAGGATATTGAAGGTTTGGTATCTTACGAGCTTCAGCAATATCTGGATATTGATCCGACTTCTTACGTTATTCAATTCCAAGAGCAGGAGTCTAATTCAGCTTTTCCGCTTGATGAAGATACTCGCTCTCTTATGGTCTATGCTGTGCCAAAAAGTATAGTAGAGCAATACTTGGGCTTGGCTAATAATCTGAAGCTGACACCCTATGTCTTTGACCTTCAGTCTAATACCTTTGAAAAATGGCTGGAACGCGTTCAAGCGATTAACAACCGCGCCAAAAGGCTGACTCAAGAAAATGTCGGCATGGTGCATTTGAGCAAGAGCTTTATCGGTGTTTATCTCTACTCAGAAGGTAAGTTTGTGACCAGCAACTATCTCAATCGTGGCTACAAGGACATCTTGAGCTATGCAGATGATGCTAGTCTGCTGCAGAAGCTTCCAGCAGTGGCGTCAGATGATCTGGACACGGGTCTCTTGAAGCATGCCTTGGACGAGTGGGTGGCTGATGCTAAGAACCACATTCTCAATACTGAAAACTTCTTTAGCGGATCGACTGGCCTCAATATTGACAGTTTCTATGTCTTTGGTGACCAAGATATCTGCTGGCAGTTGGCAGCTATTCTGAAGCAGAATATGAATCGAGAATTCATCTCAATTGATAATGTAGATTATGAGAATGTACTGTGGGAAGGTTCTGCCGAGTTTAATGCGGAGTTCATTCCGGCTACAGCCATGTTGATTAGGAGAGCAAACTAA
- a CDS encoding type II secretion system protein: protein MKGLKKRKGVTLVEVLISLVLIGIITAGLLTFFAGSFDNILRQRKQNTTNFDIQESFETQLADIKKNSGKGTEVETFTYRVGTGNSQSVNVTGQTLSYKEKNIHLFAANEKESVLSIPDDLQVQIPNSKRYYYVGETTPSGVVGLKDSQQNSKARVYTESGWFLSDRSIGSGVSGVVPVGTIGQAGNDSISKMVLPEMPTDFHEISKQETGRRITDEMRGKYLTFAARAINSYGRVGNYQESKDQGDNSRIWVMGLPLTNKLRLHTDADLALLKNGNKTTRIPTTDRPYENTEVRDYFNNVLYGATIPVLNYYEEAIKQTRQLIALNDNTMMFSRDGKNGTIDFNTGYTTSVLIGNRQQTGALLTYKLDNTLTWGLNLESDGRIAVKTVDTTGANNGGQEFIPNIKLDYTKDNSIQVRSSVKNGLLGIEIFINGQLVYNKTVALNRGGVTHNISSGQIIFSGKTYINEFAIYMQSLSDSDIQKLAKYFSEKYKAS from the coding sequence ATGAAAGGATTGAAGAAACGTAAAGGAGTAACTCTGGTTGAGGTCTTGATTTCTCTAGTACTGATAGGTATTATTACAGCTGGCCTATTGACCTTCTTTGCCGGAAGTTTTGATAATATCCTCCGTCAGCGGAAGCAGAATACAACAAATTTTGATATTCAGGAGTCTTTTGAAACTCAGCTGGCTGATATTAAGAAAAACAGTGGTAAAGGAACAGAGGTTGAAACGTTTACTTATCGTGTTGGTACAGGGAACAGTCAAAGCGTCAATGTGACGGGGCAAACCCTATCTTATAAAGAAAAAAATATTCATCTTTTTGCTGCTAACGAAAAAGAAAGCGTATTGTCAATTCCAGACGATTTACAAGTTCAAATTCCTAATTCCAAACGGTACTATTATGTTGGTGAAACAACTCCCAGTGGAGTAGTAGGTTTGAAAGATAGTCAGCAAAATAGTAAAGCTCGAGTTTATACTGAGTCTGGTTGGTTTCTCAGTGATCGCAGTATTGGTTCTGGGGTTTCTGGTGTTGTACCTGTTGGAACAATCGGCCAGGCAGGAAATGATAGTATTTCTAAAATGGTTTTGCCAGAAATGCCGACTGATTTTCACGAAATATCAAAGCAGGAAACTGGCCGCCGGATTACAGATGAGATGCGAGGCAAATACTTGACCTTCGCTGCCAGAGCTATTAACTCTTACGGTCGTGTTGGTAACTATCAAGAATCAAAAGATCAGGGGGATAATAGTCGTATATGGGTTATGGGTCTGCCATTGACAAACAAGTTACGGCTCCATACTGATGCTGACTTAGCTTTGCTTAAAAATGGAAACAAGACTACAAGGATTCCAACAACTGACCGACCTTATGAAAATACTGAGGTTCGCGACTATTTTAACAATGTCCTATATGGCGCAACAATCCCGGTTCTTAACTATTATGAGGAGGCGATTAAGCAAACTCGTCAGTTGATTGCTCTGAATGATAATACTATGATGTTTAGTCGAGATGGCAAGAACGGGACCATTGATTTCAATACTGGCTATACTACTTCAGTTCTTATAGGTAATCGTCAGCAGACAGGAGCACTTCTGACATATAAGCTGGATAATACCCTGACTTGGGGTCTCAATCTAGAGAGCGATGGTAGGATTGCTGTTAAAACTGTAGATACTACAGGAGCTAATAACGGTGGTCAGGAATTTATACCGAATATTAAGTTGGACTATACTAAAGATAATTCTATCCAAGTACGGAGTTCGGTAAAGAATGGACTTTTAGGAATTGAAATTTTTATTAATGGGCAGTTAGTCTATAATAAAACAGTTGCACTAAACAGAGGCGGGGTAACCCATAATATTAGTAGTGGTCAGATTATTTTTAGTGGCAAAACTTACATCAATGAATTTGCAATTTATATGCAAAGTTTGAGTGATAGTGATATACAAAAGCTTGCTAAATATTTCAGTGAAAAATACAAGGCGAGCTAA